In the genome of Nitratireductor sp. GISD-1A_MAKvit, the window AGATATGTTCCGCCATAAGGGAAAACGCCTCCATGAGCCGCCATGCCGTTCATCACGGCGGCCATGGCGTGCTCGCGCACCCCATAGCTTACATGATTGCCTGAATAGTCGTTCGGAATGATCGGTCGCATGTTTTCGGCTGCAGACAGAACACTTCCCGTGAGATCGGCTGAACCGCCGACAAGCTCTTTCAGATCCTGAAGCAGGAGACCGCATGCACGCTGACTTGATTTGCGCACCGGCTCCCTGACCGGGTTGGCCACCAGATCCGCGATTGCCCCGGTGAAGTGCGCTTCAAGTTCATCCGGCCGCCGGCCCTCCATTGCCGCAGCGAACGCGTCTCCACGGCCAGACGCCGACAGGCGCTTCAACCAGTCATGTCGCAGGTCCCTGCTGCGCTGCCCGGCCAGACGCCACGCATCCAGTATGGGCTCGGGAATCTCGAACGCTGGCGCCTTCCAGCCCAGACCCGCTTTCAATCCGGCAACCTCCTCGGCGCCCAGAGGCGCCCCGTGCGCCACCGACTTTCCTTCCTTGGTCGGCGCTCCATAACCGATGCGGGTGCGGGCAGCGATAAGCGTCGGTCTGTCACTTTTGGCTGCGAATGCGAATGCGTTCTCGATCTCTTCCATATCGTGGCCGTCGATGCGGATCGTGGCCCAGTTCGCCGCCTCGAAACGCTTGATGTGATCTTCCGATGTTGCGACGCTCGTTGCCCCGTCGATGGTCGTCGCATTGTCGTCGAAAACAAGGGTCAGCTTCGCAAGCCCCAGATGCCCGGCAAGAGAGATGGCCTCCTGCGCCACCCCTTCCATCAGACAGCCGTCTCCACAGAATGCATAGGTACGGTGATCAACCAGTTCGTCGCCGAAACGCCCGTTCAAAATGCGCTCGGCGAGCGCCATTCCAACCGCATTCGCGACGCCCTGGCCCAAGGGGCCGGTTGTCGTTTCCACCCCGCGGGGATGACGGAACTCGGGATGTCCGGCTGCGATGGAGCCGCGCTGGCGAAAACGTTTAATATCCTCAAGAGAGATGCCCGGGTACCCGGAAAGGTAAAGAAGCCCATACTGAAGCATGGACCCATGGCCGTTCGAAAGGACAAATCGGTCGCGATCATGCCAGTCGGGATCGGCGGCATCGAATTTGAGAACCCGGGTGAACAGAACACTGGCAAGGTCGGCCATGCCCAATGGCATCCCAGGGTGACCCGACTGGGCATTCTCCACCGCATCCACGGCAAGCATGCGCAGGGCGTTCGCCAAATCTCTCAAACACGTGCCATCTTTTATCACAGCGCCGTTCGCCGCATCCGCACCCATTGCTAAGCTCCCTGGCAATCGAACAAGTGCCTGTTGGCGTATCTCATTTATGCATTCAATTGCAAGAAATTATTATTATCGCAAAAATTTGCATTTATTGCCGTATTGATGGCACGCGGTCGCCGCGGCCCGCAGACCCACTGCGTTTGGCCTCGGTTGGAAATCCAGTGTTCCTCGTGCGGGGCCTCATCGGCGGGCAGATCGCCATCGAGGGGCGTGCCTTTGGTCGCCAGAGGGAAAGGTGCATGCCGCGCATTGTCAGCCGGTCACGCCTGGCCAGTCGTGCCAATGTTATACCCTGATGCGATAAAACGCCGGCGGTTCGGCTCGAGATCGTCGCCCATGTCTTAGGTACAATCTGTTACCTATGTCTCCGGGCTGTACAGTGAAGAATTGGTGGAGCCAAGGGGAGTCGAACCCCTGACCTCTTGAATGCCATTCAAGCGCTCTCCCAACTGAGCTATGGCCCCACACTCCGGCTTTCCGCCGGTCGCCGTCTCCGGCGAAGAGGTCCGGTGGGCCCGTCGGGCCAACCGTGTGCGGCTTCTAAACCCGCCCGGCGGGAAGATCAAGCCCCGATTTTCGCCTCTGCGTCATCTTGTGCCGCCGGCTGGGGAGATTCTTCCCGCAGATCCTGAAAAATCAGGTCTCGTCGTCGTCGTCGCCAACGCCGATAAGGTCCTTCACGTCGTCATCGGCGTCGTCTTCCTCATCGTCAAGGAATGTGTCGTCATCGTCGCCGATATCGACATCGTCATCATCGTCGCCGTCGATATCGGGGATATCGGCCTTCTTGGGCGAAGCCACTTCTTCGTCAGCATCTTCGAGCGACACCACTTCAGCCGCAGCTTCCTCGCCGTCCAGCTCCTTTTCCTCCACGACCTCTTCTTCTTCGACAGTGGTATCTCCGCCTGCCTCGAAATAGTCGCGCGGATAGGTCTTGCCCGTATAGGGCGAGACGATCGGATCCTTGTTCAGGTCGTAGAATTTACGGCCCGTCTCCGGGCAAACGCGTTTTGTTCCAAGTTCCGGTTTAGCCACCTTGCTGCCTCATCGTCTTGCGGTCGGCCCAGCCTGCGACGGCTCCATCGCGGCCGGCACCGGAAGCGCTTCCTGCCTTGTTGAAAATTTTGGTCCCCATAACGGCAAGTCACCTAGCTGTCAAAGCCTAATCCTCACCCTGGAGGAGTCTTTCTGCCGAAGGCGCTCCGTCTTTTCAACCCCAATAGGACAACCCCCATAACGTTCTTGCGTCAAGCAGGGGATGACCGGCCATTCTCATCATGCTAGAGCCAGCGGAATAAATCCTCGAATAATCTGCCGGTCGGCAGAACGCCTATCATCAGGGACCAGACGATGCATACCACCGAGCCGCGCCCCATGAGCGCCAGCAAATCAGACGCCCTTTCGGGCCGGGGCCCGTGTACCCGGTGACAAGTCGATTTCGCACCGGGCGCTGATGTTTGGCGGGCTGGCCGCCGGCGAGACACGGATTACCGGTCTCCTGGAAGGTGAAGACGTCCTGCGCACTGGCGAGGCCATGAAGGCCATGGGTGCGACGATCGAAAAGCGCGGCGATGAATGGATCGCCACCGGCACCGGAAATGGCGCCCTGCTGGAGCCCGGCGAGCCACTCGATTTCGGCAATGCCGGCACGGGCGCGCGCCTGACCATGGGGCTCGTGGGCTCCTATGACATGACGACACGCTTCATTGGCGATGCATCGCTCTCCAAACGCCCCATGGGCCGCGTGCTCGACCCCTTGAAGGAGATGGGCCTGCAGGTGGTTTCTGCCGAGCCGGGCGACCGGCTGCCGATCACGCTGCGCGGGCCGAAACATGCAGCCCCCATTTCCTACCGCGTGCCGATGCCTTCCGCGCAGGTGAAATCGGCAGTGCTGCTCGCCGCGCTCAACACGCCGGGCGTGACCACGGTGATCGAACCTGTGGCCACCCGCGATCACACCGAGAAAATGCTTGCCGGCTTCGGTGCGGCACTAGAGGTCGAGACCGATGCCGAGGGCGTGCGTCACATCCGCATCGAGGGACAGCCGAAGCTCGTCGGTCAGACCATTGCGGTTCCCGCTGATCCGTCTTCAGCCGCGTTTCCGCTGGTGGCCGCGCTCATCGTGCCGGGATCCGACGTGGTGATCGAGAGCATGCTCATGAACCCCACGCGAACCGGTCTCGTCACCACCCTGATGGAGATGGGTGCCGACATCGAGATTCTGGAGCGCCGCAACGAAGGCGGTGAAGATGTGGCGGATCTGCGCGTGCGCGGCTCCGAACTCAAGGGCGTGACCGTGCCGGAAGAGCGCGCACCCTCCATGATCGACGAATACCCCGTTCTTGCCGTGGCAGCTTCTTTTGCCGAGGGCGATACGCTGATGCAGGGGCTGGAAGAGCTGCGCGTGAAGGAATCCGACAGGCTTTCCGCCGTGGCAGAAGGACTCAAGGCCAATGGTGTCGATTGCGAAGAGGGCGAAGCCTCACTTCGGGTCACCGGCCGTCCCGGCGGCAAGGGCCTGGGCGGTGGCACGGTCAAGACACATCTCGACCACCGCATTGCCATGAGTTTCCTCGTCATGGGATTGGCCACCGAGAAGCCCGTGACCATCGACGACCAGACGATGATTGCCACCAGCTTTCCCGATTTCACCGCGCTCATGACGCGGCTCGGAGCGCAGCTGGACTGACATTCGCATCAATTTAAGGGAGGACGCACAATGAGCGCAGAGAAGGTGGCCATGATCATTGGCGGTGGCAGCGGCATGGGTGCCGCCGCCGCGCGCAAACTGGCGGAAAGCGGCTATCAGGTGGCCGTGATGTCGTCCTCCGGCAAGGGCGAGGCGCTCGGCAAAGAACTCGGTGGGCTGGGCTTCACCGGCTCCAACCTTTCCCCGGACGACCTCAAGCGCTTCACCGACGCAACGACGGAGCGTTTCGGCCGCATTGACGCGCTGGTGAACGGCGCCGGCCACGGGCCGAAGGGTGATGTGCTCGATCTATCCGACGAGGACTGGCACCGCGGTATGGATTTCTACCTGCTCAACGTGGTGCGCGCCACACGGCTCGTCACACCCATCATGCAGGCGCAGAAATCGGGCTCCATCGTCAACATTTCCACCTACGCTACCTTCGAGCCGGAAGCGATGTTTCCCACATCAGGCGTGTTCCGCGCCGGGCTTGCCGCCTTCACAAAGCTTTTCTGCGACAAATATGCGGGCGAGAACCTGCGCATGAACAATGTGTTGCCGGGCTTCATCGATTCCCTGCCCGAAAAGGAAGAGCGCCGCTCGCGCATTCCCATGGGCCGCTACGGCACGGTGGACGAGGTGGCCGAGCTCATCGCCTTTCTCGCTGACGAGAAATCCGGCTACATTACCGGCCAGAACATCCGTATCGATGGCGGCATCACGCGTTCGGTATGACGGGCATGAGCGGCAAGCTGACCATCGCCATCGACGGGCCGGCCGCCTCCGGCAAGGGCACGCTCGCGCGGCGGCTGGCTGCGCACTACGGCCTGCGCCATCTCGACACCGGGCTTACCTATCGCGGTGTTGCAAGGGCGCTGCTTGATACCGGCCAGCCGCTCGACGATGAGCCGATTGCCGAAAAGGCCGCGCGCGCGCTCGATCTGGGCGCGCTCGACCGGACCGTGCTTTCCGAGCATGGCACCGGCGAAGCGGCCTCGAAAGTGGCGGTGATGCCATTGGTACGCACCGCGCTCGTCGAAAAACAGCGCGCCTTCGCCGCCGCTCCACCCGGCGCGGTTCTGGACGGGCGCGACATCGGCACGGTGGTGTGCCCCGACGCCGATGTAAAGCTCTATGTAATCGCGAGCGCGGAGGTGCGCGCCATGCGCCGCTGGCGCGAAATCCTGGACAATGGCGGCAGCGCCGACCATGCGCAGATCCTTGCCGATATCGAACGCCGCGACGCCCGCGACATGGGCCGGGAAGACAGTCCGCTGAGGCCCGCAGAAGATGCGCACTTGCTCGATACGAGTGAAATGGATATAGAAACGGCGTTTCAGGCTGCCTGCACGCTGGTCGATGCCAGACTGGCTGCCCGAAACGAAGACTGAAAGTCAGAACTGAAGGAACCGTCTGCCACGCATTCTTTGCGCCGGATCTGCCGCTTCACGCGGCGCCAGAGCGATCCGCTCGGATGCATGACCGACAAACGCAACACGAACCACCGGCGCTTGGCCCCGCTTGAAAGACAGGGGCTTTTCAGGAGCATCAATGTCAGAACTCAATCCGTCTCGCGATGATTTCGCGAGCCTTCTCGAAGAATCCTTTTCCGAACGCGACGCCGCAGAAGGCTCCGTTGTAAAGGGTCTCGTCACCGCCATTGAAAAAGACATGGCGATCGTCGATGTCGGCCTCAAGGTCGAGGGCCGCGTGCCGCTGAAGGAATTCGGCGCGAAGGGCAAGGAATCCGATCTCAAGGTCGGCGACGAAGTCGAGGTCTATGTCGAGCGCATCGAAAACGCGCTTGGCGAAGCCATGCTGAGCCGCGAGAAGGCACGCCGCGAGGAAAGCTGGGTCAAGCTGGAAGCGAAGTTCAACGCCGGCGAGCGCGTCGAAGGCTTCATCTTCAACCAGGTCAAGGGCGGTTTCACCGTCGATCTGGACGGCGCCGTGGCCTTCCTGCCGCGTTCGCAGGTGGACATTCGTCCGATCCGCGACGTCACCCCGCTCATGCACACCCCGCAGCCCTTTGAAATCCTCAAGATGGACAAGCGCCGCGGCAACATCGTCGTGTCCCGCCGCACGGTTCTCGAAGAGAGCCGCGCCGAGCAGCGCTCCGAGATCGTCCAGAACCTCGAAGAGGGTCAGGTGGTCGAAGGCGTGGTCAAGAACATCACCGATTACGGTGCGTTCGTGGACCTGGGCGGCATCGACGGCCTGCTGCACGTGACCGACATGGCATGGCGCCGTGTCAACCATCCGACCGAGATTCTCAACATCGGTCAGACGGTCAAGGTGCAGATCATCCGCATCAACCAGGAAACCCACCGCATCTCGCTGGGCATGAAGCAGCTCGAGGCCGATCCGTGGGACGGCATCGGCGGCAAGTACCCGCTTGGCAAGAAGGTTCTAGGCCGCGTCACCAACATCACCGACTACGGTGCGTTTGTGGAGCTGGAGCCGGGCATCGAAGGCCTGATCCACGTTTCGGAAATGTCCTGGACGAAGAAGAACGTTCATCCGGGCAAGATCCTCTCCACCACGCAGGAAGTCGAAGTGGTGGTGCTGGAAGTGGATCCGGTCAAGCGCCGCATCTCGCTCGGCCTCAAGCAGACGCTCGAGAATCCGTGGGAGGCATTCGCCCGCAATCACACCGTCGGCTCCGTTGTCGAGGGCGAGGTCAAGAACAAGACCGAGTTCGGCCTGTTCATCGGTCTCGATGGCGATGTGGACGGCATGGTTCACCTTTCCGATCTCGACTGGAACCGTCCGGGCGAGCAGGTGATCGAGGAGTACAACCGTGGCGACATGGTGAAGGCTCAGGTTCTCGACGTGGACGTCGACAAGGAGCGCATCTCGCTCGGCATCAAGCAGCTTGGCCATGACGCCATTGGCGAGGGCCGCCGCTTCCGGCGAGCTGCGCAAGGGCGCCGTGGTGACCTGTGAAGTGACCGACGTGAAGGACGGTGGCCTTGAGGTTCGCCTGGTCGATCACGATGTCGAAAGCTTCATCAAGCGTTCCGACCTGTCGCGTGACCGTGCCGAGCAGCGCCCCGAGCGCTTCTCCGTCGGCCAGAAGGTGGACGCCCGCGTCACCGTCTTCGACAAGAAGACCCGCCGCATCAGCGTCTCGATCAAGGCTCTGGAGATCGCGGAAGAGAAGGAAGCCGTGGCACAGTTCGGTTCCACCGACTCCGGCGCCTCTCTCGGCGACATCCTCGGCGCAGCCCTGAAGAACAAGGGCGGCGACGACGAATAAGCCACTGGGCTTTTTCGGATGAGAAATGAAAACCCCGCCGGCGCGATCCGGTGGGGTTTTTTGATGATGGGGGGGCCTTAGGTTAGCAGGCGGATTCACCTTTGACGATTCTAGCGGCTGCCGTTTGCTGTGCCAGAATATGTCTGATTACGGATGAACACCGGTCAACCGGATGATAGCAAACATCTGGCAGCTATGCGGACAGAGCGGTCGTTTGATTCTTGCAGAAGAATGACTGCTTCATGTGGTTCGCGACTGTAGCAAAAAACACTAGGGGCGGAATGCGCTCATTTTCTGCGACGGCAACGCGCACAGAGGAAGTGTTGAAACCGGACCTAGAGTTGCGGATCGGCTTAGATGTCGAAATCATATACAAATGCTTTGATCTACGACCTCTAGACGCATAACGACTAGGAACAACAATGACCAACGCCTCAGACGATCAGGATCATCCTGTTCTCAATGCCTTCAATGAGATTGAGAAGCCCTTGGTCAATGAAGTAGACACTGCAAAGTTCACCGATGAGGATGACTTCAACCGGCTGGGAGTGTCGTTACTCATCGAGGCGGGCAGCTACGTTTGCATCGCCGCAAACACGCTTGGTGAGAATGAAAAATGGGATCGAGACACGGCCGCAATAGGTGGAAACATGGTCCGACTCTACAAGATGATTTCGGGTGTTCTGGATCAAACAACCCAGCGACGGCGTGATACGAGCTTTATTTTCGCACGTTTGGTTTTCGAAACGGTCGTGACAATACGTTACCTCATAAAACACTTTAGTCCTGATCTGGTTGCTTCTTACGTAAAGAACTCCTTCAAGCATGAGGTCAAACTGCGAAGGAAGATAGAGCAAAACATCGCGGCACGTGGTGGAGTAATTTTGCCGATCGAAGATCGCATGATGAAGTCGATTGATCGTTCGTTTGCGAGTGCTGGCGTCAATCCAAGTGACCTAAGCGAATATAGGGAAAGAAACTGGGGCGCGCGAAACCTCTACGAGAAGGCGGAGGACCTGGGGATGGACGATGCGTATTTAGGCGCGTTCTCCGGACCGTCACAAGCCGTGCATGGCGCTTGGGGAGACATCTACTCACACTGCCTTCAGACCGATGGCGATGAGTTGTTTTCACCGAACATTGAATGGGGCTACCCACGCCCACAATTGATTACTGCTACAGCAAGTCTGAGTCTGTTCGCTGTAAACGATTATTTTGGGTTTGTTTGCGGTCCAGATTTGCAAGAAGTGGTACAAGGTCACCTAAGTGATTTAGCAACTCGATTGGATGCTTTTAACCGGGCACACGAAGCATACCTTGCACCGAAGGAATGGCCCAGAATCCGCTAAGGATATGCAGACTTGAGACGGGGCCGCTTCACGCCTTCTCCAGTAAGGGTCGGCGGCCGGGTTTAGCCCTTGGTCTTGCCGAAAAACGTCGGCTGTATGCACCTAGCAGCTATTCGGACAAGTTGCAGCATTCGTAAATTTGGGCTCACAGCAGACGTTCGCTGCTATAAGGTTTGAGTGGGCGCGATGAGATCGAAAGCGGGCACGATGGCCAGCGAAGCAGATTGTATTCAGCCCCCGCTCGCCCTCACCAATGCGGTGGCTTGGTCACGGGCACATCGCCCGCCGTCTGCTCTTCCAGCTCCATGAAACGCTCCGAGAGCCTCTCGAGCTTCTTCTTCAGCGCTTCCGTCTCGCGCCACTGGCGCGTCAACTCGGCGGAAAGCTCTTCGATGGTCTTTTCCTGCTCGGCGGCCAGGATTTCCAGCTTCGTGATGCGGTCTTCGCTCATGGCGCGTTTCTTTCTGCGGTTTCGGTGCATTCTCGCCCACGGAAATTGACAAGCAAGGCCTGATTTGTCGAGAGTGAATGACGGTTCCTTTCGCCGTGCCCCTCCCGCGCCGGTTGGCAGGCGGCGGGCCCGCGTGATAGGAATTTGACCAAACGATAAAAACGGGGAAGCGGGCCGCCGATGGCTGAAACGGCAATCGAGCTCAAGGGCATCAGCAAGAGCTTTGGCGCGGTTCATGCAAACCGCAACATCGATCTGAAAATCGAGGCCGGGACAATCCACGGCATCATCGGCGAAAACGGGGCCGGCAAATCGACCCTGATGTCGATCCTCTATGGCTTCTATCAGGGCCGATCGCGGGCAGATCCATGTGGGCGGCAAAAAGGCCGCGATCAACACGCCGAGCGACGCCATCGCGCTGGGCATCGGCATGGTGCATCAGCACTTCATGCTGGTGCAGAATTTCTCCGTGCTGGAAAACGTGATCCTGGGGGCGGAAGGCGAGGCGCTGCTCAACACCTCCATCGCCAAGGCGCGCTCGGAGCTGGAGCGGCTGGAACGCGACTATGGGCTGGAGGTGGACCCCGACGCCATCATCGAGGATCTGCCGGTGGGCCTGCAGCAGCGGGTGGAAATCCTCAAGGCGCTCTATCGCGGCGCGGACATTCTGATCCTCGACGAGCCGACCGGCGTTTTGACGCCGGCAGAGGCGGACCATTTGTTCCGCATTCTGGAGCAGCTCAAGGAAGAGGGCAAAACCATCATCCTCATCACCCACAAGCTGCGCGAGATCATGGCGATCACCGACAATGTCTCGGTCATGCGGCAGGGCACGATGGTGGCAACCCGCAAGACCGCCGAGACAAGCGTGGAGGAGCTGGCCGAGCTGATGGTCGGCAGGCGCGTGCTGCTTCAGGTGGAAAAGGGCGAGGCAAGCCCCGGCGACGTGCTGCTTTCGGTGCGCAATCTCACCGTGAAGGATTCCCGCGGCGTTACCATGGTCGACAATGTGTCGCTCGATGTGCGCGCGGGCGAGATCGTCGGCATTGCCGGCGTGGCGGGCAACGGGCAGTCGCAGCTTCTCGATGCCGTTACGGGCGTGCGCAGGGCCGTTTCCGGCACGGTGACGCTGGATGGCGAGCCGGTGGACCTGACCGGCGCGGCAGACCCCGCAGACCTGCGCGCGCGCGGCATGGCCCATGTGCCCGAAGACCGGCACCATGTGGGGCTTGTTCTGCCGTTCGAGGAAAACGAGAACGCCATGCTTGGCTATCACCGGCAGGATAAATACCTCAACGGCCCCTTTCTCAACATCGAGGCGATCCGCGCCGATGCGCGCGAGAAGATTGAGAAATACGACATCCGCCCGCCCGACTGCCGGCTGAAGACGGCCAATTTCTCCGGCGGCAACCAGCAGAAGATCGTGCTGGCGCGCGAGATG includes:
- a CDS encoding DUF5677 domain-containing protein, encoding MTNASDDQDHPVLNAFNEIEKPLVNEVDTAKFTDEDDFNRLGVSLLIEAGSYVCIAANTLGENEKWDRDTAAIGGNMVRLYKMISGVLDQTTQRRRDTSFIFARLVFETVVTIRYLIKHFSPDLVASYVKNSFKHEVKLRRKIEQNIAARGGVILPIEDRMMKSIDRSFASAGVNPSDLSEYRERNWGARNLYEKAEDLGMDDAYLGAFSGPSQAVHGAWGDIYSHCLQTDGDELFSPNIEWGYPRPQLITATASLSLFAVNDYFGFVCGPDLQEVVQGHLSDLATRLDAFNRAHEAYLAPKEWPRIR
- a CDS encoding SDR family oxidoreductase produces the protein MSAEKVAMIIGGGSGMGAAAARKLAESGYQVAVMSSSGKGEALGKELGGLGFTGSNLSPDDLKRFTDATTERFGRIDALVNGAGHGPKGDVLDLSDEDWHRGMDFYLLNVVRATRLVTPIMQAQKSGSIVNISTYATFEPEAMFPTSGVFRAGLAAFTKLFCDKYAGENLRMNNVLPGFIDSLPEKEERRSRIPMGRYGTVDEVAELIAFLADEKSGYITGQNIRIDGGITRSV
- the tkt gene encoding transketolase — its product is MANALRMLAVDAVENAQSGHPGMPLGMADLASVLFTRVLKFDAADPDWHDRDRFVLSNGHGSMLQYGLLYLSGYPGISLEDIKRFRQRGSIAAGHPEFRHPRGVETTTGPLGQGVANAVGMALAERILNGRFGDELVDHRTYAFCGDGCLMEGVAQEAISLAGHLGLAKLTLVFDDNATTIDGATSVATSEDHIKRFEAANWATIRIDGHDMEEIENAFAFAAKSDRPTLIAARTRIGYGAPTKEGKSVAHGAPLGAEEVAGLKAGLGWKAPAFEIPEPILDAWRLAGQRSRDLRHDWLKRLSASGRGDAFAAAMEGRRPDELEAHFTGAIADLVANPVREPVRKSSQRACGLLLQDLKELVGGSADLTGSVLSAAENMRPIIPNDYSGNHVSYGVREHAMAAVMNGMAAHGGVFPYGGTYLTFSDYCRPSLRLAALMQLPVVFLFSHDSIGVGEDGPTHQPIEQLASLRAIPGLNVYRPADAIEALECWYDAANRNGPAAMIVSRQATPQVRTVAEDHMPARRGGYVLSPSEGPRDATLLATGTEVALALAVKDVLQAEGYRIAVVSMPCWERFDEQDSAYQQDVLGDAVRFSIEAASRFGWTQYVGHRDQAIGIDDFGLSAPGPQVFEEKGLTVEPIARQIMERLARSRRERASA
- the cmk gene encoding (d)CMP kinase, with amino-acid sequence MSGKLTIAIDGPAASGKGTLARRLAAHYGLRHLDTGLTYRGVARALLDTGQPLDDEPIAEKAARALDLGALDRTVLSEHGTGEAASKVAVMPLVRTALVEKQRAFAAAPPGAVLDGRDIGTVVCPDADVKLYVIASAEVRAMRRWREILDNGGSADHAQILADIERRDARDMGREDSPLRPAEDAHLLDTSEMDIETAFQAACTLVDARLAARNED
- a CDS encoding SlyX family protein — translated: MSEDRITKLEILAAEQEKTIEELSAELTRQWRETEALKKKLERLSERFMELEEQTAGDVPVTKPPHW
- a CDS encoding TIGR02300 family protein — translated: MAKPELGTKRVCPETGRKFYDLNKDPIVSPYTGKTYPRDYFEAGGDTTVEEEEVVEEKELDGEEAAAEVVSLEDADEEVASPKKADIPDIDGDDDDDVDIGDDDDTFLDDEEDDADDDVKDLIGVGDDDDET